In the Glycine max cultivar Williams 82 chromosome 6, Glycine_max_v4.0, whole genome shotgun sequence genome, TCTAAAGAAAATAAGCATTAAATTTTCATGTCAAAATCAGACATGAATGGGgagttttcaaaatattatgcctttcaattaataatagaCAGCAATGTGGTGGTCTCACAACCACATGAGAGAAGCCAACCCTGTTTTGCACTGATGGTAGATATGGATAAGGGGTCTTcttcaggaaactggaaattcTTTCAAGTATTTATCAATTCTTCAAGAGAGTATAATTTCAGTTATTAGATTAGAATAGAATCAGTGGGTTATAAATGTTTTAAGAAGTATGTTACCTGGGCTATGTGGGCACTTGTGCGTGTATgatatatagataaataatttgCATCTGTGTCTATGCTTGTTTAGGTTACTCTGATTTTAGACTTTTTCCACATGCTGTCTTTGTAGATTAAAAAGGAGTTTCCCAGGAAAAATATCCCTCCAGCGCCACCCAAGGGACTCTTGCGGTTGAAAAGCCGAGCTTTGTTAGAAGAGGTCAGAAATGTCTTAACTTACTACAGTACCAATTGTTTCATCTATGGCATTATGGATCTGCATAGTGCACCATGCTTGAATTTCCTTATTTTATAAGAACATACTTGGCCTAGATGCTTAGCAACTGTATATTACTAGCACCTAGAAATTTAGGTAAGGTATGTATTTGGTTACTATTGGTCATCATATCCACACAATCTATGTCTAACCGTTCCCCTTTTAGATTTGTGTTAAACAACAGGCCTACAATCCAACTTCCAAATACTCCTCAATACCTACCATTGTTTTGTAAAAATGAGCCCATCAGTGTATTTACCCAAAAAGATGGTAACATTATGTTCTTTTGGATTTCTGCTAGAgctccttattttttttcaccgAATCCTTTCATTGAATCCATCTCTAACTTCCCAATTGCCATCTTTTCTCTTTTACCTAAAACAGCAAGAATAAGTGCCAATTTTGTATGTGACTGCAACTAGGTCAAGTTTTCAGCATGAATTTCAGTTCAAATAATGCTAAAGAACTTATACAGAGCCAATTTATATCTAAACAGCCttgtatttttaattggttgttgAACAATTATTTGAATtggaaaaggataaaaaaaaaaaacttcgtaccccatcgcccagaggctcttcgctatgcgaaggtatggggaagggatattgtacgcagccttacccttgcatatgcaaagaggctgtttccggattgaAAAGGATACTCGTAGAATTTTTGGGACATAAAAAATGTAGATGAAAATTACCTCCATATTCTCTTTATTTACGTAGAGGTAAAGAGATTATAGATTATTTAGTGATTTTTCTTGAAATATGTGTAGCAGGTTTCTTAATATTCATCCATAGGTTGTTGGGTTACCTAACTGTAACTGAATATCTTTCAATAGCTGTTATCTATATACTACTCTGGACAACTGGACAGGTGACTCCGTCTAATTTTATTACTTACAAATTTCACATCCCTGTTAGATTGAGCTATCTGTGCAGTTGTGAACAATTGTGAATGCAAGAGCTGTAAATTTTAACACATACTTTTGCTACAGAGAAGGTGCTCTTTGGAGGAGTGGATCGCCAAACTATTGTCTGACATTGATATATCAAGATGTACTGCAGTGGCGTCATTTCTCGAACTAGAAGCAGCTGCTAGATCTTGTATGTGATTATCTTTTGCAACTTGTATTTAGTTTCCTCAATGTCAGTTTGGTCTGTTTTATGCTAATTGATTGTTAGCTTTcccaaattttgatattttatacctCATTTAATCACTTCCTAGCATTCCAAGATGCAAACCAGCAGAATTCTGAAACAGACCCAGATTCCAGCAACACAGTTTATTCTGTGCAATCACCTCTCCAGTCGAGCTTATCATTAGTTGCTGGCAGTTCCTCTGTTGCCTCAGATTATGGTAGTGATACTGCATATGAGCCATCTGACCTAGGAACACCAAGAATTGGACGGGACGATAATTCTGAAGTTGGCACAGATGATTTAACATTAGATGAAGATATGACGAATCCAATAGAAAAGCTTGTGAAATATGGCATAACAAATATTGACGAAGGTTTGTTTATGGGTCAGACTATTCTAGAGCAATTGGAAGGCCTTCCTAGGCATAAAGCAAATGCCAGATATGTGAACTATGTTGCagaaaaggacaaaaataatGGTAATTTATATGATTCTTCACTTTTAGCTAATAATAACATGGAGCTTTTCTCTGAGCCTGGGCATGCTAAGGTGTTTGGTCATGTTCGTAAGCTTTCAAATGAGAGTGTTGAAAGCGATGGAAGCTCAATACGAGGTAGTGACATGTCTAATTTTGGGATTCCAAGTTCATCTGGTGATGGCTCTCATGACCTTCCTGGATCTGCTTTGGTTTCAAGAGAGACAGATATTATGGGCCACACAAAGTCGAAGTCTACTGGTGATACTCAATTAGTCCTTCCACTAGATCAACGCAATAAATTGAACAGGATTCTTTCAACCATGCAGCGAAGGCTAGGCACTGCAAAAACTGATATGGAGGACCTTATAGTTAGATTAAATCAAGAAATAGCTGCAAAGGATTTTCTCGCAACAAAGGTACATGACTGGGCATGCATTTcgttgtaaattattttatattatattttttagtttaccTGTATCTGAGATTGACGAGAGACTACTcaagttgaaaaataaatatatctatAATCTGTGGATATCTATGGAATTTATGGTTCTATAACAGGCAtattatctcaatttttttatatagatattAATTATGTGTCCATAACTGATTGGATCTGTTCAGCTCAAGGATTTGGAAGTAGAACTTGAAACTACCAAACAGAAAAATAAGGAGAACTTGCAGCAGGCTATTCTAATTGAGAGAGAAAGGTTTACCCAAATGCAGTGGGATATGGAGGAACTTAGAAGAAAATCATTGGAAATGGAGATGAAATTAAAGTCTGAATCGGTATGAcatttttgcatttattttacatatattaaacttttctttttagtaCCTGTTGATTTTAATAATGGCTCATGACATGATATCCAGGGGAGAAATTCTTATCAGGATTTGACTAAGGAATCAATTGTTCAGCAGAATGATGTACTGTATGAGAATTTAGATGCTACTAAGGAGCAGCTGGAAATTTTGTCAAAACAGTATGGAGAGCTAGAAGCAAAATCCAAAGCAGATGTTAAAGTTCTCGTTAAAGAGGTCAAATCTCTCCGTAATTCCCAAACAAAGTTAAAGAAAGAACTTAGTGAGTCAATAAAGGAACACAGTGAAACTGAGGTAGGTTATAAGTCTGCACACATCATATTTTGCAGGAGGTTCTTCCTCGACAGTTCATATATTTTCCTTGGAAAAATAGCTTTGTCAATTTTCTTGTCTTATTCTAATTAGTAGGActcttaacatatatatatgaaactcACATTCATCATTTGACTATTTTTGCTTTCATATAATGCGCTAgagtctcctttcttatttatttttttcttatgctATGCATTTATTTGTTTTCCCTTCCCAAGTTTTTCTGTCTCTATCTCTTCAGTGGGAAGTTAAATGTAATGTAATGAGCAGGACTTCATCTTGAAAGCTTAAATTTTCTAATAGCAATTCCTTCCTCACTGCTCTCCATAATATTCCTCGTTTGATATATGGACTTAAAAGCCCAGAATGTAAGACATATGATGATGCTATGCTTGCATTTCTCGTGTATTTAGAAACTACTTCTGCATGAAAGAGAGAAGAGGGAACAGGCAGAAGCTGCTCGGAGAAAACTGCTGGAGAAATGCAGGGTTCTTTTCAACCAGCTTCAAGAATGCAATGTCAGTCTTCCTTATGAATACGAAGATAGGACAATCGTGAATTCATCATCATCAACTGATGCTTTTAATCAGTTAACGACATCTGATGACCAAATGGACATCCTACTAGCAGAGGTACAAATTTTATCTCTTTGTCTTTCTATTATGTTCTTATCAGTTGTAGAGTTGAGTTGTGACTACTTTTTTAATGCAATGCATTTAGAGAATCCAGCGAACCTTCCTATTCATTTTAAgataaagaatttatttaaatttgatcagGTAGAAAACTTAGAGAAGGACTACGGAAGTGCGGCTTCCAATGTAGATAAAACCACCAATGACATAAAAGATGGTGTAATCTGTGATGATGAAGTGAGAAAGATCATAGCAGATTTGTTCATCGATAATGTTAGATTGAGAAAACAGACAAACCGCGTCACAAGGCAGGCTCTCAAATTGGATATGACAGCAAGTGATGATTCCCCTTCGGTGGAGACTCTAACAAGTATTTAGAAATATATGTTAAGtgctaatatatatattgttctTCGGCTTTTGACCAAGAGCCCACTGTTTCTTATCCCGGTGGATGATCATTTGCCGTTTCCAATAGGTGAGTTAATATACTGAGTGCCGTAGCTCCCCTAATGTATTTCAACTTGTACTACGAGTTTTTACTTTACACACATACGAGCCTTGCACCACATTTTTTTCTGaacataaaataatgaaaagccGGAACATATCAAAGGTAAAATTATGTCTGctcttgctttgtttttttcgtctctattttttatttataaaacacaTTCTATAGCTGTGGTCACGGAGAAGCACTGGCAGTGTGGTGGTGTTGGGGTCAACCGTGATCTTGTCTTACAACCTCATTTCTAAATGAACTTCATACTTGTCATAGTAATAATATACTATGTtgcttgatatattttttagacaAAGCAGGAGTAAAATGCTGTTGTTATTAcggaaatagatttttttttttttttttggctttataGTTATAAAACAGTTAATTTAGCATGTTTAGTTTATGATGAATTTTGAAAACCTTACCTTGTCTTTATGGTTTCAACACTTATTACGAACTAGTTAATGAGATGTGATTCATTTTATGATTATGATTggttattgtatttatttaaaataattatcagtaCATAATGGGTAGGTGcaagttttaatatatttttgcagAGGGAATTCGTGTTATGACTTTAGGTTTATTTGTCCAGAATGGAGTTGCAAAGAAAAAATCCATGCCATTGCCAAGCCTAATTTCAGTTTTGAAATACTCAaggaaattatcattttttttattctggaAGGGCCGACAAGGAAATTATCACAGCATCAATATAAGGATCCTTAAATTTTGTCCAAGAAACTATTATGTTTCATCTCTCTCGAACCATGCATATACGTCATAGTTAGTTGAAAACTATTTGTTTCAGCAAAAAGAGGTGTTAGTAGATTCGTATAGTTTTattagattatatttttattcaacttcttataaattaaaacaaaatgaattaaatttttgtagttataaattttataatctggcttttaaaaatttatagcgttatttctttttattaaatttaagaattaacaTGTGCTTTGAAGTGTTGCACATGTGCGATGATAGTAAAAACTGGATACAGTATTAGAATGCTAGAAATGATACCCGGAAAGCTACGAGTGAAACATAATTATGTTTagcaagttattttaatttttttaataattaaaaaatttgtttgattgattggtaaataattttttatagttatttctagtgttttttaaaatattatttaaagcatatttatttttgaaatgttagtttctaactttttatattttattcatttttattcttaaaatatttatttaaattttttattatcttttttaaatatatcattatgttattttacattttataattactttaacaaataattttactaaacacttataatttaataagataacttaaaaacttttaatttttagttaccAACTAATTTTCTCAATCTTCCCGATATTTAGGGGTAAGAATAGGTCAGGTCAGGCTTTGAAAGGCCTGAGTCTAGCTTACGATGGATTTTTGAGGCCAGAGTCTGACCTATGACCTATCAAAGACTTGTATTTTGGCTCGGTttgacctttttaaaagtcttcttcacattaaatatttaatatcaaggaaagccaataaaaataatgaggaatataaaggggcacatgactcacacctaaattgtaattaaagtcttacttgattatagaaatagaaattatgGAGCAGTAATGTGTAATTAAAGTctgatagttttaaaaaaaattaattgtacccaaaaaataatataagtatatattagtatccaaaaaataatataaatatatatatatatatatatatatatatatataggccggcctatcaggcttataagaCTTTTTTGAAGCCAAACTTTATGTAGGTCTGGTCGTAGGCTCCTGCACCCCTATCGATACTTTAGTCATACATAGTTGTGATTTAAATAGACttataaatatcaaaaatagagaagagaaaacaaaagatatgAATAAgacatattaaaaataagaaagtaaaattttaatcacATCAATATATCAAAAAGAAACGggggaattattttttaaagttataataTGAAGGGACCAAAAATCAAATAGTGAACAAAATTGGCTTATTACCATAGAATTCAGATTAAAGAGGTAAAAGCCCTTAAAAGGATGGATAAATAGTAAAGTGGTTGGTCTAAATGGTATTCTCATTTAAGTTTGAAAGTGTGTAGGATAAAAAAACACCATTTAACCTCACTAGGCTATTTAATGTGATACTAATACACAAGATACAAGTAAGATGATTAAATGGAAGTAAAAAAAGAGTTATTTGTGATTGTAAAATACCTATCAAGCTCAAAGGCAAATTTTATTGTATTGCTCATATATTTCATCTCATGCTGGTATAAGACGTTCGTTCCTTGTTGGAATTTCTTCTCGCTCACagaaaaacattcacatataaaaaatatgctgGAACTTTAATGTACAGATAGATTAGTTGAATTAGCCATTTAGTCTTTTTGAAACTCGTTTCTACCATACGATAGCATTTACATATTAAAAGTATGTTGAAACTTTAATTATACCGATAGATTAGTTGAATTAGCCATTTAGTCTTTTTGGTTTCTTAGAATGTTGAATTTTGACTTTGTATTCAAAGAGGCCTACACATGTAACTATAGATTTTGCGTTTATTTTCAAATCTTTAAATGatcagaaaaatatatttataaattattaaatgaatagttaataatagtaattttataaaattaactaaaattagaCACCAATATATTGAAACATTTGATTAACTCAAACAATGTTTCCGTGTATTACAccaatattttaagtttaaatgaaATTCTAAACAAATATGCTCAATTAAGTCTTATGCTTttctaaaaaatgatttaattaggtcgtaattttttaagatgagttcaatttggtttcattaaccatttcaattcaatcgataaatttaataaattgttcattgaaaaaaaaaaggatcttTCTTCTATTTGCTCCAAacattttatagaaaataaaattaaggttaGTTTTAAATAGaaccaaatttatttttctcagaCATATTTTTAGACCCTCCTACTGGAaatccaaacacacccttatTCTTACTTTAACTATATTGAAAAAATTTCTTACTAAATAACTGAATTAATAAaaccataattaaattaatcacgTTATTCCAAGTATAGAATtagtttttttcaataaaacaattaatgtatctttttttataatttgcaaaaataattctttttcttttttatatttaaatggaataaaataatttccctATCTACGAATATTCCATACATAATTGAAGAAATGTGACCTTTAAATTGACATTTTATAAAATGCCATAAAATCCATCCCTTCTTTAATGATTGTTATTGTTCTAAACTGCTGGCCACATAacatgatggctaacatgtacAAAGAAGATAAAGATATGAAACAGGATGAACATTTCCCAGGATGATATTTGACAATTGCCATGAACACGACTCCATCAGCCTAAAACTTAAGGATCACATTATGGCCTGTGTTTCTCACACCCAGCGTCCTTTAGTATGTCAATCTGCATGAATATGTGCATCACTTTTAGAGAATTCCATGCACACAGAAGGATAATGCCACAAAAGTGGAAAACTAGtgttagaaaaaagaaattagatTTCTATAGCCTataggactttttcttttcCATGTGGTAAAAGCAACCATGTTGCGGCACCCATATTGGCCCCTGGGCTAATCAAGGGACAGAACCAACCACGGGAAGCCTATGAAGATGTCCTTTTTATTTTAGGCTGAGAGGTACATTTCAAAAAATAGTGTAGGGTTATACCACATGACTGAAAACTAGTTAAATTTGTTTCTAGTCCTCACAAATAGGACAATGTTCCTTTTTAGTCTCTTGAAAGTAAATTGTCTCCTTTTGAtcccatatttatatttatgaaaatgtgTCCCGAGATCTTTATTTCATAATCACAAGTGAacaaaatgagactttttttgTGAAGAACAAAGATCACAACTAacataatttcataaataaaagactaaaatatagtttttttttttttaagaactaaaaataaatattgttctGTTTGAAGAGACTGAAaacattaagtaaaaaaaaaactgaaaacatatttaacccATTGGAAAATCACTggtgcatgtttttttttaagaatacatGGTgcgtgtctttttttttagaatacatGGTGCGTGTCtagtaacaattattttaagggaaaaaagtgattatttttttataaaaaataaacaaaaaaaagtattgaattttaatcaatttataatttgttataaatatatcttttattataatctcatttgttttatttcaaaaaaataattgtaacttCATGCTTAACCCTAAAAGTGTAATCTCATTTTAGAGGGCTCACTGGCTAACTGTTGAGCCACTTTATGACATTACTATAAAAGGTGCCAGCAAGAGTCTAAAGTCGTTAAGAAAAAGCTAAAGATGTTTGAAATATGTTTACAATATGGTGAGACCACGAAGCAAAACGAATATAGAGTTATTAGCCCAAACGAAACCATTTTTACAAGTGTATTTATCAGAAAGAATCCCCATTTAAGGAATTAGTGTTGGATTGGCGTACCTGGGTAACATTTATCTGCTTTACGCGGCTCAACAAGAACATAAAGTGGCTTTCCAATACGCCTGCACTGCCCCTGAAATTAATAGAAggcttaatttaaaatttacatttcatttacataattttaagaaagtaaaaaaatttaacggaagggaaaaaaattattatataaatattgttaTCGGAGATCATCTAAATTTTGGGATTGGTTTATGATCACGAGTGAGCACTGACcagtttatataataattatataaatatttttaacttttggaTTTTACTTTGAACAGCATAGAAATTTCTGAGAGACTAAGTAGCAAAACAAGCTAACTTACAAAAGCTAATAAGCGATTATTACCTTGACATCAGGCACACCAATGACACAGGCACATTCCACCACTTCAGCACCAACACGTTCTACAAAACAAGTTGCAAGAAACCACATATATATAGCAAAGTTGGGACCACATTCATTGAACAATCACAAGtgaaataaaagaaggaaagaatatATAGACAAAAAGTAACACCCTCCCCCACCCCAAAAAGAGGCTGAAAAAAAATCACCTAGAAGTTTTACTCCTGCTGACATTGTTCCACCTGTGGCCACCAAGTCATCAATGATTATGGCCCGTTCACCGGGCTGGACAGCACCAACATGCAACTCCAAGCAATCAGTTCCATATTCTAGAgcatatttttctgaaattactTCACCTAAACATAAAACCACGTCAGGGTTAATTTAGGCAAAAATGTGGAGGGCCCAACAAAAGGCTGAAGTAAAGGTCCAaaactatataataaaaaaaattcatttgaaattaaaagtaaggTTTTCTTTCTCCAGCTAAAAGCCATTTAGGGTGTGATTAAGCATATTTACAAGTGTGCCAGCAAGTGTAAGGGGACGGGGACTTGGATTGAAGCCTGATTTATAActaagtttgatttgatttcattCACACCAAAGAGATGAGtataaagttaatttaatttggaGGAACCAATATGAATTATGAAATTGTTACAAAAATGAGAATCTTATAGGTTTGAAGTTAGGCTTTCACTACTCATTCAGTGTGCATTTACAAGGCAATTTAAACACACCATGACAATAATTATTACCTCGTTCTGATAACTGATTTTCAACTCCCATTTCATGTTGTTTGCATTTACTAGGCAATTTAAACACACCAAGACAATAACTAATGATCCCAAATAACTTTAGTTAGATGCATGTGCTTTAAAATTTAGTACTTAAAAGtagttgaaaatgaaaaattctaattttgaaCAAGCACCTCAAGATGAATTGTTGTAAAATTCCTACTATAAAGCATACTCTTTATCCAATTTGGGCCTCTGCTAATTAGtaggttaaaaataaatatggaaGAAAGATGCTGAACAAGACACATTTATCCCCACCTCATGCAACTGTAATTCATGCAATATCGATCAGCATACATAGGGTAGAAGTAAGCCTTTGTTTTAACCCAGTTTTCATAAATTGAATGCAGCCATGACTGAATTAGAAATCTTGATGCACCAAATAGTACAGACTTTGACAAGATTTCTCAATGCAAATCAAGCAATGTAACTCCCACTACTAACACTTCAACAAATTAAGCAGTGAACAACCAAAGTAGGACAAGGTCTTTCCATACCACAGAAACTCAGAAAGTGATCTCCACATTCTGTTGTTTTAGTGTGTGTTTAGGGACATGTTACGTTCCTCGTTTCACACTTTCCCAAGCAATTTCTCACATTTCAAAGCTGTAAACGTGACTGGAGTAAATTCGAGCTTTTACGTTCAACGTAAATGTAACGTAAATACAAACATACTAGTCATAGTTTGGTACTTCCAAGTTTCAACATTGATCAACTGTGTCAAGTTTCAACATTGACCAAGTTTGGACACAATCTCTAGAATcaacattcaacaaaaacacaaaaataccTGGCAGCTTCCGTGGTTTGCGTAAAGGAACAAACTTTGCACCAATGCCCAACGCAATTGAGGGACCAAACATGAACCCCCTAGCCTCAATTCCTACATGTAATCcaattacattaataataaacacaaaaatcaaCCAAAGGCAACATCAACAGCAATAGCCCCATTAAATCTATTAAGCCCTCATTAGTTGATGGGTCATTGTTTAAAATGACCACCATGTTTGTTTTCTACAAGAGGCTATCATTACAAGACGTGCATGTGGCCTTAATTAAGGTCCATCATTTTTTATCAGTCAATAATATCAGAATCAGAGACTAAGAAAATACTTTGAATGTTACAAATGGTACCTACCCACAACCTAACTCTCAAGTCCACCACCCCAcccccaaataaaaaaaacttattgccGTGAAAATCgaaacaagaataaaataaaataacagaaaacgcggatagaaaaaagggaaaactgagtctgaaacatttttttatcataaaaaatgtagaaaaaCCCGGAAAAGAAATTGCCTAAAGACAAGCAAGAAGGGAAGCAAAACTTACTCCAAAGAAGACCAAAAATAAAacccataaaatatttaaagatttaagaaatgaaaaacatatatataataaacatgAATTAACAGAGACAACTAAGGAACAAGAACAAGCAAGGATCTCTTTCTGCGAAGGAAAAAGGAAACCTTGATGCCAATATAAAGAcccagtgaaaaaaaaaacagttctCAAAAC is a window encoding:
- the LOC100789039 gene encoding PX domain-containing protein EREL1, with the protein product MQRRSPPKHRHDGTSPLPLGMDWSPAPRKLNGRDTVWPHNHRTGWSYCVTIPSWAFVPKSRNSDPIVFYRVQVGVQSPEGITKVHGVLRRFNDFLKLFADIKKEFPRKNIPPAPPKGLLRLKSRALLEERRCSLEEWIAKLLSDIDISRCTAVASFLELEAAARSSFQDANQQNSETDPDSSNTVYSVQSPLQSSLSLVAGSSSVASDYGSDTAYEPSDLGTPRIGRDDNSEVGTDDLTLDEDMTNPIEKLVKYGITNIDEGLFMGQTILEQLEGLPRHKANARYVNYVAEKDKNNGNLYDSSLLANNNMELFSEPGHAKVFGHVRKLSNESVESDGSSIRGSDMSNFGIPSSSGDGSHDLPGSALVSRETDIMGHTKSKSTGDTQLVLPLDQRNKLNRILSTMQRRLGTAKTDMEDLIVRLNQEIAAKDFLATKLKDLEVELETTKQKNKENLQQAILIERERFTQMQWDMEELRRKSLEMEMKLKSESGRNSYQDLTKESIVQQNDVLYENLDATKEQLEILSKQYGELEAKSKADVKVLVKEVKSLRNSQTKLKKELSESIKEHSETEKLLLHEREKREQAEAARRKLLEKCRVLFNQLQECNVSLPYEYEDRTIVNSSSSTDAFNQLTTSDDQMDILLAEVENLEKDYGSAASNVDKTTNDIKDGVICDDEVRKIIADLFIDNVRLRKQTNRVTRQALKLDMTASDDSPSVETLTSI
- the LOC100810609 gene encoding adenine phosphoribosyltransferase 2-like; its protein translation is MFAEENGLKGDPRLQAISQAIRVVPHFPIHGIMFQDITTLLLDHKAFKDTVDIFVDRYRDTHISVVAGIEARGFMFGPSIALGIGAKFVPLRKPRKLPGEVISEKYALEYGTDCLELHVGAVQPGERAIIIDDLVATGGTMSAGVKLLERVGAEVVECACVIGVPDVKGQCRRIGKPLYVLVEPRKADKCYPD